A stretch of Rhinopithecus roxellana isolate Shanxi Qingling chromosome 12, ASM756505v1, whole genome shotgun sequence DNA encodes these proteins:
- the LOC104676045 gene encoding protein FAM90A27P-like — translation MAGHPVRHQAQRPPTAKNPQKQQRTPMGQRTPPAEEEESRVKCKNCGAFGHSARSETCPMKRWSGALPLQPRGSHKGKENLQPAKPQLPQAPGPFMRIDREKEQGSRPQQQQSKAPTQTFPRSPQEKTQGTWKEPVKACFFLRHPTMPLPVHGTKKRSVLGPVSTGPPPVYIPGMTLLCPSGPNDRAELSTCGPTKGHGGDITASLLPVLKSSHRNPTLSARPPANRPDVSSHGAPQPAMKASALGPGLKSQAEIKRPDADAKPGPQQVRRKCGQDSRTQMPGKQPGPVPTQNVQNPTKRARLSSFQTPALRTQFPDVGAVRTLQPPFMATGLGSKQAPKATTETAATKTAALQPRVNLQPLPSSPFLGPAQGCPVLQAGPPVHVPGRPGSVTFMRGDEGQESPRFRTPPTSRPPENSASAQSPHVSREPEDRCPQVSRSVLYEDLRVTSSSEDSDSD, via the exons GTGAAATGCAAGAACTGCGGGGCCTTTGGGCACTCAGCCAGGAGCGAGACCTGCCCCATGAAGAGGTGGAGTGGGGCCCTTCCTCTGCAGCCCCGGGGCTCACACAAGGGGAAGGAGAACCTGCAACCAGCAAAGCCCCAGCTACCCCAGGCTCCAGGGCCCTTCATGAGGATTGACAGAGAAAAGGAGCAAGGTTCAAG GCCCCAGCAGCAACAGAGCAAAGCTCCGACGCAGACATTTCCCAGGAGTCCCCAAGAGAAAACACAGGGAACCTGGAAGGAGCCAGTGAAAGCCTGTTTCTTCCTGAGG CATCCTACCATGCCTCTGCCTGTCCACGGCACCAAGAAGAGATCTGTCCTGGGCCCTGTGTCCACAGGTCCACCGCCTGTCTACATACCTGGGATGACATTACTCTGCCCTTCGGGTCCCAATGATCGAGCTGAACTGAGCACCTGTGGACCCACCAAGGGACATGGCGGGGACATTACTGCCTCCCTGCTCCCTGTTCTGAAGAGCTCCCACCGGAACCCCACTCTCAGTGCCAGGCCGCCAGCCAACAGGCCTGACGTGTCCTCCCACGGGGCTCCCCAGCCTGCCATGAAGGCATCTGCGCTGGGTCCCGGCCTGAAATCCCAGGCAGAAATCAAACGTCCTGATGCAGATGCAAAGCCCGGACCACAGCAAGTCAGACGAAAGTGTGGCCAGGACTCCAGAACCCAGATGCCAGGAAAGCAGCCTGGCCCCGTCCCCACCCAGAACGTCCAAAATCCCACAAAGAGAGCGAGACTCAGCTCCTTCCAGACCCCCGCACTGAGAACTCAGTTCCCGGATGTGGGCGCTGTGCGGACACTCCAGCCTCCCTTCATGGCAACTGGACTTGGATCCAAACAGGCTCCCAAGGCGACCACAGAGACAGCAGCCACCAAGACAGCAGCCCTGCAGCCCAGAGTCAACCTCCAGCCCCTACCCAGCTCACCTTTCTTGGGCCCAGCCCAGGGCTGCCCCGTCCTCCAGGCTGGACCACCCGTTCATGTTCCAGGGAGGCCCGGCAGTGTCACCTTCATGAGAGGGGACGAGGGACAGGAGAGCCCCAGGTTCAGGACGCCTCCCACGTCCCGCCCTCCTGAGAACTCTGCTTCTGCTCAGAGCCCTCACGTCTCAAGGGAGCCTGAGGACCGGTGTCCCCAGGTCTCAAGGAGTGTCCTCTATGAGGACCTTCGGGTCACTTCCTCCTCTGAGGACAGTGACAGTGACTGA